In Cellvibrio polysaccharolyticus, a genomic segment contains:
- the murC gene encoding UDP-N-acetylmuramate--L-alanine ligase: protein MDKTLEHYEVPEMRRIRRIHFIGIGGAGMSGIAEVLLNQGYEISGSDIRASNVTERLASKGARIFIGHADTNVIGTDVVVNSSAVREDNPEMIGARERRIPIVRRAEMLGELMRYRHGIAVAGTHGKTTTTSLMASVLAAAKQDPTFIIGGLVNSTGSNAKLGDSRYLVAEADESDASFLHLQPMVTVVTNIDADHMETYGGDFSKLKKTFLDFIHNLPFYGLAVLCRDDAVVRDIIPSVSRPILTYGFDEESDFRAINIRQDKLQSEFDVVRPGNDKPLSIRLNIPGIHNVLNATAVIAVATDEGLSDAAIQEGLEQFQGVGRRFQVYGEFPIDNGTAMLVDDYGHHPREVAAVIKAVRDGWPDRRLVMVYQPHRFTRTRDLYEDFVEVLTTVDALVMLEVYSAGEDPIPGADSRHLCRSIRARGVIEPVFVETIEGVPAIIRDLVKAGDIVITQGAGNVGALSPELSRRELR from the coding sequence ATGGATAAAACACTGGAACATTACGAAGTGCCGGAAATGCGCCGTATTCGCCGTATTCATTTTATTGGTATTGGCGGCGCGGGTATGAGCGGTATTGCCGAAGTGTTGTTGAACCAAGGCTATGAAATCTCCGGTTCCGACATTCGTGCGAGCAACGTTACCGAGCGTTTGGCGAGCAAGGGCGCTCGTATTTTTATCGGTCATGCGGATACCAACGTAATTGGCACCGATGTGGTTGTAAACTCCAGTGCGGTGCGCGAAGACAATCCGGAAATGATTGGTGCGCGTGAGCGCCGTATTCCTATCGTGCGTCGTGCAGAAATGCTCGGTGAATTGATGCGCTATCGCCATGGTATTGCGGTAGCCGGCACCCATGGTAAAACCACCACCACCAGTTTGATGGCCTCGGTACTTGCCGCTGCAAAACAGGACCCGACCTTTATCATCGGTGGCCTGGTGAACAGCACCGGCAGCAATGCCAAACTCGGTGACAGTCGTTACCTGGTGGCCGAAGCTGATGAAAGCGATGCGTCCTTTCTGCACTTGCAGCCGATGGTTACTGTGGTTACCAATATTGATGCTGACCACATGGAAACCTACGGCGGCGATTTTTCAAAGCTGAAAAAAACTTTTCTCGACTTTATTCACAACCTGCCATTTTACGGTTTGGCGGTGTTGTGCCGTGATGATGCCGTGGTGCGTGACATCATCCCTTCGGTTTCCCGACCGATTCTCACCTACGGTTTTGATGAAGAAAGTGATTTCCGGGCGATTAACATCCGCCAGGACAAACTGCAATCCGAATTTGACGTGGTACGCCCGGGCAATGACAAGCCATTGTCGATCCGCCTGAATATTCCTGGCATTCACAATGTGCTTAACGCAACTGCGGTGATTGCTGTGGCAACCGACGAAGGCCTGAGCGATGCGGCTATTCAGGAAGGGCTTGAACAATTCCAGGGTGTTGGTCGTCGCTTTCAGGTGTATGGCGAATTCCCGATTGATAACGGCACGGCGATGTTGGTGGACGATTATGGCCATCACCCGCGTGAAGTTGCCGCCGTTATTAAAGCGGTGCGCGACGGTTGGCCGGATCGCCGTCTGGTGATGGTGTATCAGCCGCATCGTTTTACCCGCACCCGTGACCTCTATGAAGATTTTGTTGAAGTGTTAACCACCGTGGATGCGCTGGTGATGCTGGAAGTCTACAGCGCCGGTGAAGATCCTATTCCCGGAGCAGACAGCCGCCACCTGTGCCGCAGCATTCGCGCACGCGGTGTTATAGAACCGGTTTTTGTTGAAACTATCGAGGGTGTTCCGGCCATCATTCGTGATCTGGTCAAGGCCGGTGACATTGTTATTACCCAGGGCGCAGGCAACGTAGGGGCTTTGTCTCCCGAGTTGTCGCGCCGTGAATTGCGTTGA
- the murG gene encoding undecaprenyldiphospho-muramoylpentapeptide beta-N-acetylglucosaminyltransferase, which yields MSAPSVSKVLVMAGGTGGHVFPALAVARELREQGADVIWLGTARGIESRVVPEAGIPLFFLRVEGVRGRGIKGLLKAPFLIIGAIAEALRLIKKEKPDVVIGFGGFASGPGGIAARLAGKPLLIHEQNAVPGTTNRLLAPLARRVLTAFPVSLRNSITVGNPVRSDIAALPAPAIRYLARNNEKQPLKLLILGGSLGALAINELIPQAIALLDEAQRPDVWHQAGEKHWQATGQRYQDVGVTAKVDAFIGDMSQAYGWADLIICRAGALTVSEVMAAGVAAIFIPLPTAIDDHQTFNANVLVEAGAARSFPQRALTAADLAALLTNELSERELLLTMAEKARQLARPDAAAEVSACCLEVANG from the coding sequence ATGAGTGCGCCTTCAGTGAGCAAAGTTCTGGTGATGGCCGGTGGTACCGGCGGGCATGTTTTTCCTGCGCTGGCGGTGGCCAGAGAATTACGTGAGCAGGGTGCCGATGTTATCTGGCTTGGCACGGCACGCGGCATTGAATCCCGCGTAGTGCCTGAAGCGGGTATTCCGTTATTTTTTCTACGCGTTGAAGGTGTGCGTGGGCGCGGTATCAAAGGCTTGTTAAAAGCTCCCTTTTTGATCATCGGTGCGATTGCGGAAGCGCTGCGCCTGATCAAAAAAGAAAAACCGGATGTCGTTATCGGTTTTGGCGGCTTTGCTTCCGGCCCGGGTGGCATCGCTGCGCGGTTGGCCGGCAAGCCGTTGCTGATTCACGAACAAAATGCCGTACCGGGAACGACCAATCGTTTGTTGGCGCCATTGGCGCGTCGGGTACTGACTGCGTTTCCGGTTAGCTTGCGCAACTCGATTACGGTGGGTAATCCGGTGCGTAGTGATATTGCTGCGTTGCCAGCACCGGCGATACGTTATCTGGCTCGCAACAACGAAAAACAGCCCTTGAAATTATTGATTCTCGGTGGCAGCCTGGGCGCCCTGGCAATTAATGAATTAATACCTCAGGCAATCGCTTTGCTGGATGAAGCGCAGCGCCCCGACGTGTGGCATCAGGCGGGCGAAAAGCATTGGCAAGCTACCGGTCAGCGTTACCAGGATGTCGGTGTTACGGCGAAAGTAGATGCCTTTATTGGCGATATGTCGCAAGCCTATGGCTGGGCCGATTTGATTATTTGCCGTGCTGGTGCCCTGACGGTTTCGGAAGTCATGGCCGCCGGTGTCGCGGCTATTTTTATTCCGTTGCCGACAGCGATTGATGATCACCAAACTTTTAATGCAAACGTGCTGGTTGAGGCGGGCGCAGCGCGCTCCTTTCCTCAACGGGCATTAACCGCAGCTGATCTGGCTGCGTTACTAACCAACGAATTATCTGAACGTGAGTTGTTGTTGACGATGGCAGAAAAGGCACGGCAGTTAGCCCGTCCTGATGCAGCAGCTGAAGTTTCCGCATGCTGTCTGGAGGTGGCTAATGGATAA
- the ftsW gene encoding putative lipid II flippase FtsW, translated as MRSPNAMPLAGSRVDGAMIALWVALMTIGLIMVASASIAFAALNYDDAWYFARRHGIYLMMGMMVALFVMCLPMSVWQRYSGYLLLFTLLLLVIVLIPGIGKRVNGSQRWLSLGFISIQVSEIAKVCAVIFFASFFARRYQELHFGWQGFLKPLLIVGLFVVLLLLEPDFGSSVVLCGTVFAMMFIAGVRLWHFLLLIAIGVMSLAAVAVFSPYRMQRLITFLDPWADQFNSGYQLTQSLIGFGRGEWVGLGLGNSLQKLFFLPEAHTDFIFAIIAEEFGLVGAVVTLALFAALIWRIFLLSRQNLAMGRVFPALATFGIAILFSIQVFINAGVASGLLPTKGLTLPFISYGGSSLLINCLLMGFVVRARWELHTRVSPLPETAARIQRRVIPVQEVPA; from the coding sequence ATGCGCTCACCCAATGCCATGCCACTGGCCGGTTCCCGCGTTGATGGCGCGATGATCGCGCTGTGGGTTGCCTTGATGACCATTGGTCTGATCATGGTCGCCTCGGCATCCATTGCTTTTGCTGCGCTCAATTATGACGACGCCTGGTATTTTGCCCGTCGCCATGGCATTTATTTGATGATGGGCATGATGGTAGCGCTGTTTGTTATGTGCTTGCCAATGAGCGTCTGGCAGCGCTACAGCGGTTACCTGTTGTTGTTTACATTATTGCTGCTGGTGATTGTATTGATCCCCGGTATTGGCAAGCGGGTTAATGGTAGCCAGCGTTGGTTGAGCCTCGGTTTTATTTCCATTCAGGTATCGGAAATTGCCAAAGTCTGTGCGGTGATATTTTTCGCCAGCTTTTTCGCGCGCCGCTATCAGGAGTTGCATTTCGGTTGGCAGGGCTTTCTCAAGCCGTTGTTGATTGTAGGTTTGTTTGTTGTGCTGTTGTTGCTCGAGCCGGACTTTGGTAGCTCGGTGGTTTTGTGCGGCACCGTATTTGCCATGATGTTTATCGCCGGGGTACGGCTGTGGCATTTCCTGTTGTTGATCGCCATCGGTGTTATGTCGCTGGCGGCGGTGGCTGTTTTTTCCCCCTACCGTATGCAACGGTTGATTACCTTTCTTGATCCCTGGGCGGATCAATTCAATTCCGGTTACCAGCTCACCCAGTCGCTGATTGGTTTTGGCCGTGGTGAATGGGTAGGTTTGGGGCTGGGCAACAGCTTGCAAAAATTATTCTTCCTGCCGGAAGCCCATACCGATTTTATCTTCGCCATTATTGCTGAAGAATTCGGGCTGGTGGGTGCGGTGGTTACGCTGGCGTTATTCGCGGCCCTGATCTGGAGAATTTTTCTGCTGTCGCGGCAGAATCTGGCCATGGGGCGGGTGTTTCCGGCACTGGCTACGTTTGGTATTGCCATTCTTTTTTCCATCCAGGTTTTCATTAATGCCGGTGTCGCTTCCGGATTATTGCCAACCAAAGGTTTGACCTTGCCGTTCATCAGTTACGGCGGCAGTAGTTTGTTGATCAACTGTTTATTGATGGGCTTTGTGGTGCGCGCCCGGTGGGAATTGCATACCCGGGTTTCACCATTGCCCGAAACTGCAGCGCGTATTCAGCGCCGGGTAATTCCTGTTCAGGAGGTGCCGGCATGA
- the murD gene encoding UDP-N-acetylmuramoyl-L-alanine--D-glutamate ligase, with amino-acid sequence MAQLIATSKLKAIIGTGITGLSVARFLARQQQPFIFLDTRDNPPNLDAIRQEFPQVAIETGALNKETLLLADEIIVSPGLSIADPAIQAAVAAGIPVVGDIELFLRDARAPVIAITGSNAKSTVTTLVGEMAKTAGIRVAVGGNLGTPALELLDDAVELYVMELSSFQLETVTKVNAKVATILNISEDHLDRYADMRAYHAAKLKVYWGAETVVYNRKDILTQPPLARDARPITFGGPAEFHHFGVLNQNNESWLAWQFQALLPVSALKLAGGHNVDNALAALALGQAAGIPMDAMLKTLKTFKGLPHRCEWVATKNDIDFYNDSKGTNVGATVAALKGLARSPASLVLIAGGDGKGAAFNDLVPAVRDTVSHAVLIGRDAKKMADTLQGKVAIAFATDMQDAVQQAFALASPGDAVLLSPACASLDMFRNYADRGQQFCNAVEALTS; translated from the coding sequence GTGGCTCAACTGATTGCGACCAGCAAATTGAAAGCGATTATCGGCACCGGTATTACCGGCTTGTCGGTGGCGCGCTTTCTGGCGCGTCAGCAGCAGCCATTTATTTTCCTCGACACGCGTGACAATCCGCCCAACCTGGACGCAATTCGCCAGGAATTTCCGCAGGTTGCTATCGAAACCGGTGCGTTGAATAAAGAAACCTTGTTGCTGGCGGATGAAATTATTGTCAGCCCGGGTTTATCCATTGCCGACCCGGCTATTCAAGCTGCGGTCGCGGCCGGTATTCCGGTGGTGGGTGATATTGAACTGTTTTTGCGCGATGCCCGCGCGCCGGTCATTGCCATCACCGGTTCCAATGCCAAAAGTACCGTGACTACGCTGGTCGGTGAGATGGCAAAAACCGCCGGTATTCGCGTTGCGGTAGGCGGCAATCTCGGTACCCCGGCGCTGGAATTGCTGGATGACGCGGTTGAGCTTTACGTTATGGAGTTATCCAGCTTTCAGTTGGAAACCGTGACCAAAGTGAATGCCAAAGTTGCCACCATTCTTAATATCAGCGAAGACCATCTTGATCGCTATGCGGATATGCGTGCTTACCACGCTGCCAAACTGAAAGTTTACTGGGGCGCTGAAACGGTTGTTTATAACCGCAAGGATATTCTGACCCAGCCACCGTTGGCTCGCGATGCGCGTCCGATCACTTTTGGTGGTCCGGCTGAGTTTCATCATTTCGGCGTGCTCAACCAAAACAACGAATCCTGGTTGGCCTGGCAATTTCAGGCGCTGTTACCGGTTTCCGCATTGAAACTGGCGGGCGGCCACAACGTGGATAACGCCCTGGCTGCACTGGCGTTGGGTCAAGCTGCCGGCATTCCGATGGATGCCATGCTGAAAACCCTGAAAACCTTCAAAGGTTTGCCGCATCGTTGCGAGTGGGTGGCCACTAAAAACGACATTGATTTTTACAACGATTCCAAAGGCACCAACGTGGGTGCCACTGTTGCCGCATTGAAAGGTCTGGCGCGTTCACCTGCCTCACTGGTATTGATAGCCGGTGGCGATGGCAAAGGTGCAGCGTTTAATGATCTGGTGCCGGCCGTGCGCGATACGGTAAGTCATGCGGTATTGATTGGCCGCGACGCAAAAAAAATGGCGGACACGCTGCAAGGCAAGGTTGCTATCGCGTTCGCAACCGACATGCAGGATGCGGTGCAACAGGCATTCGCCCTGGCAAGCCCCGGTGATGCAGTGCTCTTGTCGCCAGCTTGCGCCAGTCTCGACATGTTCCGTAACTACGCTGACCGTGGACAACAATTTTGCAATGCGGTGGAGGCGCTGACGTCATGA
- the mraY gene encoding phospho-N-acetylmuramoyl-pentapeptide-transferase, whose protein sequence is MLYWLADYLQEHMRSLAVFQYLSLRAILGVLTALGISLLMGPWVIRRLNEMRIGQSIRTDGPQSHLSKSGTPTMGGALILSAIFISTLLWADLSNRYVWVVMVVTAVFGAVGWVDDYRKVAKRDSRGLPARWKYFWQSIAGIGAATFLFMTASSAVETQLFIPFFKNVAIDLGIFYIVFTYFVIVGTSNAVNLTDGLDGLAIMPTVMVAAALGLIAYLCGNVKFAQYLQIAYVAGAGELVVFCCALIGAGLGFLWFNTYPAQVFMGDVGALALGAALGVIAVIIRHEIVLFIMGGIFVMETISVILQVASFKLTGRRIFRMAPIHHHFELKGWPEPRVIVRFWIITVVLVLIGLATLKLR, encoded by the coding sequence ATGTTGTATTGGCTGGCCGATTATTTACAGGAACATATGCGCAGTTTGGCGGTGTTCCAATACCTGAGCTTGCGAGCCATCCTCGGTGTGCTGACCGCGCTGGGCATATCCCTGTTAATGGGACCCTGGGTTATTCGTCGTTTGAATGAAATGCGTATTGGCCAATCCATCCGCACCGATGGTCCGCAATCGCATCTGAGTAAATCCGGCACACCAACCATGGGCGGTGCGTTGATCCTGTCAGCCATTTTTATCAGCACACTGTTATGGGCTGATTTAAGCAACCGCTATGTGTGGGTGGTGATGGTGGTAACGGCGGTATTCGGTGCAGTTGGCTGGGTGGATGATTACCGCAAGGTCGCCAAGCGTGACAGCCGCGGCTTGCCGGCGCGCTGGAAATACTTCTGGCAGTCCATCGCCGGTATCGGTGCGGCAACCTTTTTGTTTATGACCGCCTCCAGTGCGGTTGAAACACAATTGTTTATTCCGTTCTTCAAAAATGTTGCGATTGATCTCGGCATTTTTTACATCGTATTTACCTACTTCGTGATTGTCGGCACCAGCAACGCGGTGAATCTTACCGACGGCCTCGACGGCCTGGCCATTATGCCAACGGTGATGGTGGCGGCGGCGCTGGGTTTGATCGCGTACCTCTGTGGCAACGTGAAATTCGCCCAGTACTTACAAATTGCTTATGTCGCCGGTGCCGGTGAACTGGTGGTTTTTTGTTGTGCACTGATCGGTGCCGGGCTGGGCTTTCTCTGGTTCAACACCTATCCCGCGCAAGTATTTATGGGCGACGTTGGCGCGCTGGCGCTGGGCGCGGCGCTGGGGGTGATTGCCGTGATTATTCGTCACGAAATCGTGCTCTTCATTATGGGCGGTATTTTTGTGATGGAAACCATTTCGGTCATCTTGCAGGTGGCGTCCTTCAAGCTGACCGGTCGACGTATTTTCCGAATGGCGCCCATTCATCATCACTTTGAACTGAAAGGTTGGCCGGAGCCGCGGGTGATTGTGCGTTTCTGGATTATTACTGTGGTGCTGGTGCTGATCGGCCTGGCAACCCTGAAGCTGCGTTAA
- a CDS encoding UDP-N-acetylmuramoyl-tripeptide--D-alanyl-D-alanine ligase: protein MITPLLLSELISQLPASLVARLVGGDALADQFSTDTRTLSEGQIFVALRGERFDGHDHLTTAIEQGAVAVVVDHETAALAVPQFIVNDTLLALGAIAALNRQAFSGPVIGITGSSGKTSVRAMIAQILAQAGSVLATQGNLNNHIGVPLTLLRLQADHQYAVIEMGTSGAGEIAYLCELAKPTLTFINNVMPAHIQGFGSLDGVATSKGEIYQGLATDGVALINLDEPYAQQWINSLQGQKFLTFALENTEADAYARNVQLFANYSRFELCLQQQVIAIQLNLPGLHHVRNAIVAALAAVTVGADIALIASGLAAFTPVAGRMVMRKGIQGCTVIDDSYNANPGSVKAAIDALALQPGKRVLVLGDMGELGSEAERLHAEVGEHALKQQIDYVFSQGDVSRFTSLAAGAHGKHYPNQQQLIHDLKAFADEQTVFLIKGSRSARTDIIAAALSSNPEACGELH, encoded by the coding sequence ATGATTACTCCATTACTTTTATCCGAATTGATTTCACAACTGCCTGCATCACTGGTGGCACGTCTGGTGGGTGGCGATGCGCTCGCTGACCAATTTTCCACAGATACCCGCACCTTGAGTGAAGGGCAAATTTTTGTTGCTTTGCGCGGTGAGCGGTTTGATGGTCACGATCATTTAACGACCGCTATTGAGCAAGGTGCGGTGGCGGTGGTGGTAGATCATGAAACAGCTGCGCTGGCGGTACCGCAATTTATTGTTAACGACACCTTGTTGGCTCTGGGCGCTATTGCCGCGCTGAACCGCCAGGCATTTTCCGGCCCGGTGATTGGTATTACCGGCAGCAGCGGAAAAACCTCCGTGCGGGCAATGATTGCTCAAATTCTCGCGCAGGCCGGCTCGGTACTGGCGACTCAGGGCAACCTGAATAATCACATCGGTGTGCCGCTGACCTTGTTGCGTTTGCAGGCAGATCATCAGTATGCCGTTATCGAAATGGGTACCAGTGGCGCCGGTGAAATTGCGTATTTGTGTGAACTCGCAAAGCCGACGCTAACGTTTATCAACAATGTTATGCCCGCGCATATTCAGGGTTTTGGTTCGCTGGACGGTGTTGCCACCTCCAAAGGTGAAATTTATCAGGGGCTCGCCACCGATGGCGTAGCGCTGATCAATCTTGATGAGCCTTACGCGCAGCAGTGGATTAATAGTTTGCAGGGGCAGAAATTTCTGACCTTTGCCTTGGAAAACACCGAAGCCGATGCTTATGCACGCAATGTGCAATTGTTCGCCAACTATTCCCGCTTTGAGTTGTGTTTGCAGCAGCAGGTCATTGCCATCCAGTTGAATCTGCCGGGTCTTCATCATGTTCGCAATGCCATTGTAGCGGCGCTGGCAGCAGTAACTGTCGGTGCGGATATCGCGTTAATTGCGTCCGGGCTAGCTGCTTTTACACCGGTTGCTGGCCGTATGGTGATGCGAAAAGGCATTCAGGGTTGCACCGTTATTGATGACAGCTACAACGCCAACCCCGGTTCGGTAAAAGCCGCTATTGATGCGCTGGCATTGCAACCGGGTAAGCGCGTTCTGGTGCTGGGCGATATGGGCGAGCTGGGTTCCGAGGCAGAGCGACTGCATGCGGAAGTGGGTGAGCATGCGCTCAAGCAGCAGATTGATTATGTTTTTTCCCAGGGCGACGTCAGCCGGTTTACCAGCCTGGCCGCTGGCGCACACGGGAAGCATTACCCGAATCAACAACAATTGATTCACGACCTGAAAGCGTTTGCCGATGAGCAAACGGTATTTTTAATCAAAGGCTCTCGCAGTGCGCGCACCGATATTATCGCCGCTGCTCTGAGTTCCAACCCTGAAGCCTGTGGAGAGCTGCACTGA
- a CDS encoding UDP-N-acetylmuramoyl-L-alanyl-D-glutamate--2,6-diaminopimelate ligase, whose translation MMTAEKLLLVQSLNSLLPDVDLQKAAGIVVKGLSLDSRTITHDDLFIAVAGAASDGRQYIHQAIERGAAAVLVDADEQWQGIRWLNNVPVIALDNLPQQISAIAARFYQTPSALLRVIGITGTNGKTTCSLLLAQLFALLDKQAGVIGTIGFGVLNSQTLAPLAQQLNALQATGFTTPDAVSTQRILAQLAADMPAARVAMEVSSHSLVLGRVAAVEFSGAVFTNLTRDHLDFHGDMASYGKAKEQLLFAPKLGYALVNSDDDWAKTLGDIAPASVKLYRYSISDGSADIYIKDVACSTSGVSGQVVTPWGEGRLECALIGRFNLSNVLSVIGVACCEGIALAQVLSALPLLVAAPGRMQVVALEQQHQPISVIVDYAHTPDALENTLQALREHSAAKIWTVFGCGGNRDKNKRPMMGRIAERLSDYVIVTNDNPRSEEPSAIAAEILRGMHNAHACLVIADRAQAIDLAVQQAREGDIVLIAGKGHEDYQIFADQTLPFSDVKQARLSLQRRLARLDAAANGESA comes from the coding sequence ATGATGACTGCTGAAAAATTACTGCTGGTTCAATCACTGAACTCCCTGTTGCCCGACGTCGATTTGCAAAAGGCAGCGGGGATTGTGGTTAAAGGACTGTCACTCGACAGCCGTACCATTACCCATGATGATCTTTTTATTGCGGTTGCCGGTGCTGCCAGCGATGGCCGCCAATACATTCATCAGGCTATAGAACGCGGCGCTGCTGCGGTGCTGGTAGACGCCGATGAACAGTGGCAGGGCATTCGCTGGCTCAATAATGTTCCGGTAATTGCGCTGGACAATTTACCGCAACAAATAAGCGCGATTGCGGCCCGTTTTTATCAGACGCCTTCTGCCTTGCTTCGTGTTATTGGCATTACCGGTACCAACGGTAAAACCACCTGCAGCTTGCTGCTGGCACAACTCTTCGCCCTGCTCGATAAGCAGGCCGGGGTAATCGGAACTATCGGTTTTGGTGTGCTCAATAGTCAAACGCTGGCGCCGCTCGCGCAACAGCTGAATGCTTTGCAGGCCACCGGCTTTACGACGCCGGATGCCGTCAGTACACAGCGTATTCTGGCTCAGTTGGCGGCAGATATGCCGGCAGCCCGTGTTGCCATGGAAGTTTCTTCCCACAGCCTGGTGTTGGGGCGTGTTGCTGCGGTGGAATTCTCCGGCGCGGTATTTACCAACCTCACCCGCGATCATCTGGATTTTCATGGTGACATGGCCAGTTATGGCAAAGCCAAAGAACAATTGTTGTTCGCGCCAAAACTCGGTTATGCGCTGGTCAATTCAGATGACGACTGGGCGAAAACACTGGGCGATATCGCCCCCGCCTCCGTCAAGCTTTACCGCTATTCGATCAGTGATGGCAGCGCCGATATTTATATAAAAGATGTTGCCTGCAGCACCTCGGGTGTCAGTGGTCAGGTGGTTACGCCCTGGGGCGAAGGGCGGTTGGAGTGCGCGCTGATTGGCCGTTTCAATTTGAGCAATGTGCTGTCGGTCATCGGTGTGGCCTGTTGCGAAGGTATTGCGCTGGCACAAGTGCTGAGTGCGCTGCCGCTGCTGGTTGCTGCGCCTGGTCGTATGCAAGTGGTCGCGCTGGAACAGCAACATCAGCCGATCTCTGTCATTGTTGATTACGCCCACACGCCGGACGCCCTGGAAAATACCTTGCAGGCATTGCGCGAGCACAGCGCTGCAAAAATCTGGACGGTGTTTGGTTGCGGTGGTAACCGCGATAAAAACAAACGCCCGATGATGGGGCGTATCGCCGAGCGCTTGAGCGATTATGTCATTGTCACCAACGACAACCCGCGCAGCGAAGAGCCATCAGCCATTGCCGCGGAAATTTTGCGCGGTATGCACAACGCACATGCTTGCCTGGTAATTGCCGACCGTGCGCAAGCGATTGACCTTGCTGTGCAGCAAGCCCGTGAGGGCGACATTGTTTTGATCGCCGGTAAAGGTCACGAGGATTATCAGATTTTTGCGGATCAAACTCTGCCATTCAGCGATGTAAAACAGGCGCGCCTGTCGTTGCAGCGCCGTCTTGCCCGTCTTGATGCCGCAGCCAATGGAGAATCTGCATGA